A portion of the Acidihalobacter yilgarnensis genome contains these proteins:
- a CDS encoding BufA1 family periplasmic bufferin-type metallophore, whose protein sequence is MNKSKRKLTYALAAMLTLGVGGMTTTVYAAPAMEKCYGISKAHHNDCATATNSCAGTTTVDRDPHAFIAVPVGVCQKISGGNLDKP, encoded by the coding sequence ATGAACAAGAGTAAACGCAAATTGACCTATGCACTGGCTGCGATGCTGACACTGGGTGTCGGCGGCATGACTACAACCGTATACGCGGCACCCGCGATGGAAAAATGCTACGGCATTAGCAAGGCGCATCACAACGATTGCGCTACAGCAACGAATTCATGTGCCGGCACTACCACGGTTGACCGGGACCCGCATGCCTTTATTGCTGTGCCGGTAGGTGTGTGCCAGAAAATTTCTGGCGGGAATTTGGATAAGCCATAG
- a CDS encoding anti-sigma factor family protein — translation MMGMLSCREAGYYLSLERDQTLAWPLKTKLSLHLAVCKNCRRYRVQLQWIDDAVDTMAESSRSLTLPEEARSRIAARLRTLHQGNPEDDSTSYP, via the coding sequence ATGATGGGTATGCTCAGTTGCCGCGAAGCGGGATACTACCTGTCTCTGGAAAGGGATCAGACACTTGCGTGGCCGCTGAAAACGAAGTTGTCGCTACATTTGGCGGTCTGCAAAAACTGCCGCCGATACCGCGTGCAGCTTCAATGGATCGACGATGCGGTGGACACTATGGCGGAGTCGTCTCGCTCACTGACACTACCGGAGGAGGCGCGTTCGCGTATCGCCGCACGCTTGCGAACGCTGCATCAAGGCAACCCAGAGGACGACTCAACATCCTATCCCTGA
- a CDS encoding sigma-70 family RNA polymerase sigma factor yields the protein MTILTHETTTQPDLWLERYGSSLYRHALIRTGDPAVAEDIVQETLLSAWQHREQFAMRSSEKTWLIGILRHKIADHYRQHSRSRETSVDFDALEQDGSNLERRVFDENGHWRQDLSKWGRDPLKETEADALWDVLAVCLGRLPELQREAFNLQEFQEGSSDEVALALGVKPNHLYVLLHRARLSIRQCLEALWFGGRAS from the coding sequence TTGACAATCCTCACACACGAAACGACCACCCAACCGGATCTCTGGTTGGAACGCTATGGCAGCTCTCTGTACCGCCACGCATTGATTCGCACGGGCGACCCTGCCGTCGCTGAAGACATCGTTCAAGAAACGCTGTTATCGGCATGGCAACATCGTGAACAATTCGCGATGCGCTCCAGCGAGAAAACCTGGTTGATCGGCATACTTCGGCATAAAATCGCGGATCACTACCGCCAACACAGCCGCTCAAGGGAAACCAGTGTCGATTTTGATGCGCTCGAACAAGATGGATCGAACCTTGAGCGACGCGTCTTCGATGAAAATGGACATTGGCGCCAGGATCTAAGCAAATGGGGGCGTGATCCCCTCAAGGAAACCGAGGCCGATGCCTTGTGGGATGTGCTGGCGGTTTGCCTGGGCAGATTACCCGAGCTGCAGCGTGAAGCTTTTAACCTTCAAGAGTTCCAGGAAGGTAGCAGCGACGAGGTTGCATTGGCACTGGGCGTCAAACCCAATCACCTATATGTACTGCTGCACAGGGCCAGACTATCCATCAGACAGTGCCTGGAGGCACTCTGGTTCGGAGGACGCGCATCATGA